The Trinickia acidisoli genome includes a window with the following:
- a CDS encoding alpha/beta hydrolase, which produces MSATASQNTSVAAATNAHTRAAPTPAGTVRTADGYELVLYRWPCPTPARATVALLHGLAEHAGRYAALAERLTAAGIELIAVDLRGHGRSPGERTWVARFDEYLDDACALLEAAARPGTPLFLMGHSMGGTIAALFAIERLDAFAGAAHPLAGLILSSPALAPGKDVPRWMLVASRVVSRLWPRYKAMKIEPALLSRDSRAVEANRADPLVHHAAVPARTGAELLVAMARIERGRAALHLPMLVYHGTADKLTEPDGSRTFAAHVGSPDRTLTLYDDAYHETMNDFDRDRVIDALVHWILAHV; this is translated from the coding sequence ATGTCGGCGACTGCGTCACAAAACACCTCCGTGGCAGCGGCAACGAACGCACATACTCGTGCGGCACCGACGCCTGCCGGGACGGTTCGCACGGCCGACGGCTATGAACTCGTGCTGTACCGCTGGCCTTGCCCCACCCCGGCACGTGCGACGGTCGCGCTGCTGCACGGATTGGCCGAGCATGCGGGCCGCTACGCGGCGCTCGCCGAACGGCTTACCGCGGCAGGCATCGAACTCATCGCCGTCGACTTGCGCGGCCATGGGCGTTCGCCCGGCGAGCGCACTTGGGTCGCACGTTTCGATGAATATCTCGACGATGCGTGTGCCTTGCTGGAAGCCGCGGCGCGTCCCGGAACGCCGCTTTTCTTGATGGGGCACAGCATGGGCGGCACGATCGCGGCACTGTTTGCGATCGAGCGGCTCGATGCGTTCGCGGGCGCGGCGCACCCCCTAGCGGGTCTCATCCTCTCGAGCCCCGCACTCGCGCCGGGCAAGGACGTGCCGCGCTGGATGCTGGTGGCAAGCCGCGTCGTCAGCCGCCTATGGCCGCGCTACAAGGCGATGAAGATCGAGCCGGCGTTGCTGTCGCGCGACTCTCGCGCGGTCGAGGCCAACCGCGCCGATCCGCTCGTGCACCATGCGGCCGTCCCGGCGCGCACGGGCGCCGAGCTTCTCGTCGCGATGGCGCGCATCGAACGAGGCCGCGCCGCGTTGCATCTGCCGATGCTCGTCTATCACGGCACGGCCGACAAGTTGACCGAGCCCGACGGCAGCCGGACGTTCGCCGCGCACGTCGGCTCGCCCGATCGCACGCTGACGCTGTACGACGACGCCTATCACGAGACGATGAACGATTTCGATCGCGACCGCGTCATCGATGCGTTGGTCCACTGGATTCTGGCGCATGTCTGA